From Chlamydiota bacterium:
AGAGAAAAAGGATGGTTTTTTTGAAAAAACTTTCCTTTTTCTGAAACTATCCATTGCTCATTATCTATTTTTACAAAATCCATCTCTAAAAGAGCGTAGAGTAATTTTTTTGTAGAATGCGTACTTAATTGTATTTTTTTTGCAATTGTAGGGGTTTTTTGTGGAAGAAAATCAAAAATATCAAGCTCTACTGCAGATTTGATGGTTTGAAACTTCCAAAAAGAGACAATTTCAGAAGAAGCTATATGAAACGGATCGAGTCTATTTTCTCTAAGTTGTTTAATCAGTTTTCCTTTCTGATCAATAATAAGTAAAGCTTCATACATTGTTTCGCATCTTGCAAAGCCATTGTAAAAAGGTTCTATGCTCTTGTACCTATCTGAATAGATGCACATCCCCTCCTTATCAATATGAAACCAGCCTTTTAAATCTTTTGCTCGCGCAAAACCTTTGTGATAGACGCCAAGGTCTAAATACCATTGATTATGGACGTATTTGCCATCAAAATTAATATGGGTATGCAAGCCTTCTTTTGTCTGAATAACAGCAATGTCATCATGAAAATCTCCAACATAGGAGTAGGTTTGTGAATAGATACGTTTTCCTTTCAAATCAACATGAAAAAATACCCCTTTTTTATCTCTTACAGCACAAAAATTTTCTTGGAAGTTCCCACACCATGTGTAAATTTTTTTATATAAGCGCGTTCCATCAGAAAGAATGTGAAACCAATTTCCATTTTTTTGCACAGCCGCTCTATTTTGATAAAAGCCGAAGGCCTCGTCATATCTTTGGGAATAGATAGCATTTCCCTCCACATCAATGTGATAAGCTCCAGAGTCATCTTTCACAGGTGCTAAACCTGGTTCATGAAACTTTAGTATGGAACCAAATCTTCTAGAATAGGCAGGCTTACCATCTAATAAATGATAAGTTTCACTTAGATGAACTTTGAGATCCTGCCATTTTTTGTGTTTGACAATCGACATCTTCTTGTTTTTTTCTCATGTTACATTTTCTACAAATAGGATAATGCATGTATTGGTGTATTAGATTTTGGTATTTTTCGCTATTAAACACATTCTCCATGGACTGATCATACATGAACCCAAAATCTCCCAGTGTTTTGCGGTCTTTATCAGGGGCACAGCAAGGATTGAAACGCCCTTCTGCAGAAACCCAGGCCTCTTTTCCAAGGAAGGGACAAACTCCTTCTACAATTAGCTCATCGATAGCACTTTCTTCTAGAGGGTAGATATTCTCTAAAAGAATAGGATCTCCATTAGGAAGACGTAAATTTTTAGCTGTTTCTATAGCTTCTTGTGCAACTTTATTCCATTTTTTTATGGATATCGCATCTTTCCTTAAAGACTGTGAGATCATTTCTTGGGTAAACACCCAAAGGTGGTGCCCCTTGATTCTATTTACACCAATAGAAGCCGCAAGTTTAATTGTATCAACAAGTTCATTTAAAGAGATTTCCATAAATGTTAATTGAAATGTCACACGACAAAAATTTCCCCCTTCATTTGCAACTCGATCTCTAACGGCAATGAAATCTTTTACGTTTTGAAGTCTTTTTTCAAAACTTGAACCCACCATAATTTTTTCAGATGTTTCCTTCGTAGCTCCGTTCCACGAAATTTTCACATCCGACCCAACGGGCACAATTTTTTCGGCCCATTTTGTGGCCCCATATTTTGGAAAAGTTCCATTTGTAGTTAAATTCATTTTCACATTAAACTCGCGACACATATCTACAACATCTTCAAATTGTTTAAATAAAAGAGGTTCACCCATTGTAGAAGGGATAATTTCTTTCAAAGGAGAGCCTTGTGCTTCTTGAAGGATTTTTCGAATCAATTGTATATCCATTCTACGCCGAGGCCTACCCTCTTTTTTTCGGTTTACTTGACACAGACTATAGACAGAATGTTCTTCGCACATAATACAGTGTAAGTTGCAGTCGTCAGGATTTGTATCAAATGTGATGCGCCATGGACCTTTTTTCATTAGAAAACCTACGTGTTTGTAAAATTTTTTCATAAATTTCCAAAATGGACTTAACATGATGATGCATATCTGGAATATTTCCATCCTCAGATTGCAGATAACCTTGCTTTGTAAAACTGCTAGCAAATGTAGGGTCGTTTACTAAACGAGACATTTGGCATGCTAAATCATTTATATTACGATGTTTAAACAAAAGACCGTTCACTTCATGTTGAATGTACTCTTGCATTCCTCCATAATTGGCTGTAATGACGGGAACTTTTGCCTGGAGAGCTTCATGAATAACTAAAGGAGAATTTTCTCCCCAAATGGAAGGAACAACAATACAATCGATATGATTAAAAACATCACCTATAATTTTGCCATTTTGATAACCTCCACGCCACTCAATACGATTCGTTAAGGATGGATCGGATTCTACAAATCTTTTTAGTGCTTGAGTAAAATTTCCTAAAGGTGGGCCCCAAATAATAAGCTTCGAATGTTTGGGAATTTTCGAAAAAGCCTTAATTAAATAATCAATGCCCTTCGCTTGCCTGTGTGTTCCAATATATCCAAAGACAAATTCTTCTTGTTTTTTTCTTTTTCGGTTTTTTAGACGATTAAGGTCAAAACCATAATCCAAAAAAACAATCTTCTCTTCAGGAATAAAAAATTGCTTAGTGAATCGTTCCATTAAGTACTTTGAGGGAGCAATAAATAAATCAACTAAGGAACACATCTCTTTTACATAATGCATTCTTTTGTTTACCCATTTTGCCCAATATTGAACATCTTCTTGATCATTTTGAGAACTAAAATGTCTCCAATAACAGTTGATTGCACATTTTTTATCTTCTTGATATTCACATACAGGATACAATTCTCTTCCTTTTGAATTAATTACTTGCAAAAATTGCCCTTTCGGACACATCAACCAGAAATCATGTAAAGTGAACACAATAGGAAGGTTATTTTGATAGGCAACATTAATTAAAGAAGTCGATAGATGATGTAAATGCCCAACATGCATCAAATCAAATGGATTGTTTTGAATGAGGTGGTTGAGTGCTAAGTCTACTTTATCATGTCTATACGCATCTGTACTATGTGCCATGTTAATAAGATTTACATCAATTTCTGGACACATAGAATCTTTTTCACGTTGAACACAATATTCTTGTAAATAGGGATTTTCTTGTCTTGTAAACACCGTCACTTGGTGACCTTTTTCAACAAGGCCATGACACAACATTTGAGAATAAACCTCGGAACCTGCACTGTACCTTTCTGGGTAGCCGTGAATCACCTTTAACACTTTCATAAAAAAGATTTTAAATATATATTCAAAAAAAATCAAATATTAACTTTTAGAAATATTTCGATCTTTAGCCTGGGAGATTTTCTTTCTGATTTTGAAAAAGAGATGTTCGTAAAGTTCTTGATCTGTAATGATATCTAAAGATTTAACAATGCCTTGAGTATCAAAGGTTTTTGTGATGAAATTCACTTTTACCTTGGTTTGGTTGTTTTCCTTATAGATGTTGGCAGTCATCTCTAATTTTGTGGGTGCTTTTTCTTGCGAGGTGAGTTGGACTGTGGCCATAGGTTTTTGCGCGTTGATAAATCCTAAATCATAATGAATATTTTTGATTTCATACCCTTCTTGTTCTAAAACAAGCACAAGCGCATGCAAAACATTTTTTTCAAAAGGATTATCAAACACATACGTTTGGTAGGATTGTAATTTCAAGGCAGAAGCTTTAAGGTCCTCTTCTTTAGAATCATGAGCTTTGCAACCCAAAAAGCAGCAAAAAAAAAGCAAAATAGAAAATCTTTTCATAAACAGGTATATGTTAATAACCTGAGTTTTGGGTTTAGTTTATTCAGTATCACGAGGAGATTACTCTTAAATTCTCGGGATTTTTACCACAGGGAATGGTCAAAAGGCCATTCTCAAGGTAAAGCCAAGAGAAGAAAGAATTATCTCCCTGAGAATGAGTGAAATAAACCCAAAACTCAGGTTAAGATGGATAATAACTGAATTTCAACACAAATTCAATAGGATTTTTTGTCCTGTATTTGCATTTCAAAACGCGCTTCTAAAATATTCCAAGAAATATTGTTTAAAAATATTTCTATATATTTTTGCCGATCCAAACCAAATTGTGTGATGTAAGCATGTTCCCACACATCCATGACACAAATAGGATCTGCATTGAGCAGTTCGCCTGTATTATGGTCATCGATCCAACTATTGAAAAGCCGTTTTTGTACAGGATCAAAGTATAAAACAACCCAGCCAATACCACGCAAAAGTCCTGTTTGGGTAAAATCTTTTTTCCACCCATCCACACTTCCAAAATCTTGAATGATTTGCTCTGAAAGAGGAGAGGATTTTTGTAAAAATTCTTTTTCAAGTGCGATATTTTCAAAAAAGAATTCATGTAAACGCATTCCATTAAATTCCCAAGAAAAGCGCCGTTTCAAACCAAAATAGTCTTGCGAGCCTTTTTTTGTGTTTTTCAAATCTTGCAAAACAGCATTGGTATTTTTGACATACCCTCGATACAGCGTAAAATGCATTTCCATAAGCTCTTTATCAAAATCCCTTAGTGAGAGGAGATAAGAAAAGTCTTTGGGATGGTAAGATTGCCCAAACAGACAAGAAAAACAGACAAGAAATAAAGCGATGCGCATACCTTTCGTGTAAAAATTTTACAATTGTTTTGCAACTGTTTTTTTGTTGTAGAGCAAAAGGGTGCTCAAAAACATTAAGAAAGAAGCGCAAAATAGAGGAATGCTCATTGAAAAAAAGGCTAAATACCCTCCCGTAATTCCCCCAAAAGTTTCAGCAAAAAGCTGCATGGAACGATTCCATCCAAGACCTTCTCCTTGTCGATCGTTGCCAAGTAAATTGGAAATAAAGCTGTTACTAATGGGAAGCAAAACACCAATGCTGCTAGCAACAAGATAGATGAAAAAGACCATTTGGGTTGTCACAGCAAGCATTAAGCTCAGAGAAAAAATAAGCCCAAAGATCATCATCAATTGTCTTTCTGAAAAACGTTTGAGTAGGATTTTAAGCAAAAATAGTTGCACAAATGCTGTAAACACGGCGGCAACAGAAATTAAATAGGACAGGTCGACATGGTTAATGAAAAAAGCGGTGTAAAATTTAAAGTAGGTAAAAATCCCCAGATAGATGCAAAAGTTAATGAAAAAGTAGGGCGCTAAAGGTTTAAATGCGCGCATATTAAAGAACTGCTCTTTTGCCTTAAATCCCCTTTTTTCTTTAAGGCTTTCTTTTAAAAAAGGAATTAAAAATACAAGAAGACAAGCATTTAAAATTCCTAAAAAGGTAAAGATCTGGGTTGTATTGAAGATTTTGGTAAAAATAGGACCTATGATAAAGCCAAGGCTAACCACAAAATATAAAAATCCAAAACGCTTAGGTTTCACATCGTTTGTAGAAATATCGCTCATTGCTGCTTGCGATAGCGTGAATGTGTGATGGAAACATCCTGTTAAAAAGCGGCTAATGAGAAAGGCATAGAGCAAATGTTTTTGGATAGAAAGAGCTGTTTGGAAAAATAGCAAACTTGTGAGAAAAAGACTTACAAAGAACAATTTTTTTCTACCAAATGCGTCAGAAAGTCGGCCAAAAAAAGGTGCGGAGATGAGTTGGCCTAAGGGATACATTGAAATCGCAAGGCCATAAAAAAGGGTTTTCCCAACAAAAATGGGTGCGTTAGATAAAAATAGAGAAGGATAAATGGGCAGAGCAACAGAAAGACTAAAAAAGCCAATAAAGACAGTTAAAAGGTATAAAAATATTTGGAATTGTTTTCGTTCCATTCGAGCCATTTTATCCCAAAAAGACACTCTTGGCAACTTAAGAACTGATGTTATGTAGTAAATCCAATTCAGAGGAAGAGCGAAGGTGGCAAGATGCGAGGATTGCGATGAGATCCAACTCCGTGAGAGTTGGACGAAGAGTCAAGACAAAGTAGATTGCCTTCTGCAGCCTCTTTATGAGTTGGATTTGTTGCGTAATGTCAGTTAAAAAGCCAAAGTACTCATTCCCCCATCGACACCGATGGTTTGGCCTGTGATCCATTCTGCTTTTTCAGAGAGCAGAAAGTCTGCCATGAATGCAACGTCAGAAGGATGGCCCAGTCTTTTTAATGGATGTTTGGATGCAAGTGCATGCTTTTTATCTTCGTTTGTCAAAATATTTTGAGTGAGCGGGGTTTCAACGAAAGAAGGCGCAATACAATTAAAACGCACAAGAGGTGCAAATTCAGCAGCTAAGCTTTTACAAAGCCCTTCAATAGCTCCTTTTGCACATGCTGTGTTTGTATAGAGTGGATGGCCTTTTTGAGCCAAAAGAGCACTGAAAAGAACAATACTTGCTCCCTCTTTTGCCTCTTGGAGTTTAGGTAGATAATGTTGAATGGTTCTTATGGCTCCCAAAACATTGAGATCAAACGCTCCTTTAAAATCTTCTAGCGTGGTTTCTAAAAATGGTTTTTGTTCCATGGAACCTGGACAATAGACAAGTCCATCAATAGGACCTTCGATTTCAGGTAAAGGCATTTCAAAATCCAAAATATCTGTTTTATGAAATTTTGTTTGCAACAATTCAGATGTGGCACCTTCTGTTCTGGAAAGCACGTGTACAAAATAGCCTTTTTCTGCAGATAGTTTGGCAATTTCTAATCCAATTCCAGAAGAAGCTCCAACAATGACAATATTTTTCATCTATATAAATTTTTTTCTTTAAATTAACCTATGCTCGTATTAATATTTTTTATCAACTGATGTTATGCAATAAATCCAATTTAGAGGGAGAGCGAAGATAAGCAAGATACAAGGAAAATGACGATGTCAAACTCCATGAGAGTTGGATGAGGAGTTTAACGACGTAGATTGTCTTCTGCAGCCTTCCTGAGTTGGAGTGATTGCGTAATGTCAGTTATAAGAAAACAGTGAGGAATGGAGTGAAAATATATTCTATTGGTTTGGTTATTTATGCCTGTTTGATTTTATTGCTTGGTACAATAGAGTACTTGACCACAAAAAGTGTGCTCTCTTTTTGGGTAAGTTTTGCGTTTTTTGTTCCCTACATTATTTTTGCAATGGCTCTTTTTAAGCGAAAAGTGTTTGGAGGAGTGATTTGTGTAGGACTCACCTGTTTGTTGCTTGGATTTTTCCTCTATCGATATTTCATGACACACCAACTATTTCCCATAGGCATCATGCTGATTTTAAGTTTTTTTGCGCTTATTTTTTGCTTACTTGCCATTAGAAAAATTCGCAAAGAAACTTAACTGATGTTACGCAATAACTCCAATTCATAGAAGGGCTGCAAGGAACAATTTACAGCGTCTAGCTCCTCATTCAACTCTCATGGAGTTGAATTTCGTTGCGATCCTTGTATCTTGTTCCTTTCGCTCCTCCTCTAAATAGAATTTACTGCGTAACATCAGTTATTCAATATCAATAGAAATGGGATAAAGCTGTTGGTTTTGTTGTTGAGCTGTAATTTTGACTTTTTGCCCAATTTCTAGGTCCATAAACTGCGCTGATTTTCCACCTTTGGTGATCTTTGTTGCATTCGAAACAGTTAAATTATACAGGCGAGATTTGCTATTGATGATAAGAAGGCGAGAAAAAGGTTCAATTCCTGTAACATATCCAAAAATACTCACAGTATTTGTTTTAGGCTTTATAGGATTTTGCACAATGGGACTTGTGACATCCAAAGAAACGAGTTCGTTACGACTATTTGTAGAGTCAAACTCGATTTTTACCTTTTGGCCAGCTTGCAAGTTTTGGAGAGAAATTTGCTGATTATTTGAGGTCATCTTTGTTTGAGGCAATATAAAAAACTCATCGCTCATTCCCTTGTACAAAACCATCACAGATGTATTTTCCGTATTGACAAATTGGATGGCACCTTGAAGGATTTGTGTACTTGGAGTGTCTTGTTGGGAGTCTTGTGTTGGTTGGGAAAAAAGAGGGAAAAGTAAACACAATAGAGCTAAAATACGCATATTAACCTGAGTTTTGGGTTTATTTCATTCATTATCAACGAGATTACTCTTTCTTCTCATGTTTTTTATCTTAGAAATGGCCTTTTGACCATACCTCACGGTAAAAATCCTGAGAATTTAAGAGAAATCTCCTCATGATTCTGAGCAAACTAAACTTAGAAACTCAGGTTATTACTGTGATGATAGCATTTTTTCTTTTTTAAACACAAAGGGAGATTGTAACTGATGTTGTGCACTAAATCCTGTTTAGAGGAAGAGCGAGAGGGGTGAGATACAAGTATTGCAACGAAGTCCAACTCTAATTAAGAGTTGGATAAGGAGCAAGACGCAGTAGATTATCCCTTGCAGCCTTCCTATGAATAAGATTTAGTGTGTAATTTCAGTTTATAAATCATAAAACCTAGAGAGGCACCCAACACAGCAATAAAGAATTGCCAAGATAGCGGTTCTTGTAAAAACATCCATCCATAAAAATGGGTAAAAATAGGCACGCTGAAACCTAATAAAGAAACCAGTGTGACAGGATGATGTTTTAAAAAGTAAGCGATCATTGTATAAGAAATAATATTTCCAATGATGATGGTGTAGAGCATAAATCCAATGTTTGTTTGGTTAAAACAAACATCAAAAGCCATTTCGTTCCCCATGAAGAAAGAAGTCATCAAAGCAAATACTCCAGAGGCAAGCATAGAAATCCCATTGATTTCAGCAGGATGATAGCGATCTTTTTTGAGTAATTTTTGGGTTAAAATCCAACCATATCTTCCTATCACAACAGCCCCAAAGGCATAAAGAACAGGCATGGAGATATTCAAGCCTAAAATGGGATGCTTTGCTGATACCAAAAGCAGAATTGATAGAAATCCGATGAAAATGCCTAAAAATTGTTTCATAGAAAGTCGATCACCAAAAAGAAAGTAGGCATAGATGGCTGTGACAAAAGGATCTAAAGAGCCAATGAGCACCGCTTCTGAAGAAATCAAAGCTTTAAGGGCGTAAGCTTTTAATATTGCTGGAACAAAGTTGGTAAATACACAAACAAGAATCAGTTGTTTCCCGTCTTCAAATAAATGTTTTATCCTCAAGTTTTTAGAGCGTTTTATCAGATAATAGCCAACTAGAAGCAACCCAGATATTCCCATGCGTACAGCAACAAAAAACACGGGATTTAAATCATGCAGAATGAATTTATTTGCAGTAAATGCAGATGCAAGGAGGCCAAAGCCAAAAATCATCCAAAACATCTGAGCAGTTTAACATATAGAGGAATTACTGAGTAAACAGGGTGCTTTTTTCGCCTTTGATGCCTTCTGTGGTGATTAAAGAAAGTTCTTTACTATCACTTTCAATTTCTAAAATCGCACCATTTTCAATTAGAAGGGTTTCTTCTTGATATTTTCCAATTAAGACCAATAAAAGCTTCAAAATGGCATTGTGCGTCACAATGACCACTTTCTCCCCTTCATGGTTTTTGCAAATTTCATGAAATGTGGGCAAAATGCGTTCTGCAAGATCAATAAAACTTTCAGAATCTTCAACAATTTTGTTAAAGAGTCTTTCATAAAAATTTAGGGAAAAATGCTCTTCGAGTTGGTTTCGAAATGTTCTTTTATACTCGCTGATTAAAAGCCCTTCAATACTCCCCTTATCGCGTTCATGCAAATGTGGATGTTCAATCACTTGATGTCCAAAGGGTTTAGCAATGATTTCTGCGGTTTTTTTCGCGCGGCTCAAATAAGAGCTATAGATGGCAGTAATGGGCAAAGATGTAAAAACCTCAGCAAGCAACTTGGCCTGTAGAATCCCCTCTTCATTGAGTTCAATATCGGTTTTTCCTTGAATCCGTTTTTCTTTATTCCAATCGGTTTGCCCATGACGAATGATGTAAAGCGTGGTTGTCTTCATATTCGTGATCCTACCAAATCCTAAGATTACATCTACTTTTTTATGATAGTGGTAAAAAATCAATTACTTACAAATTTTTTCAAGAGATTTTCCTTGAAATTGTTTGTTTGTTCTTATTTTTTTTACCTTGTGGAAAATATGCTTCCCATATCTCTTGCATTTTTTTGATAAGATTTTCGCAAAAACCTTGAAAATCTTTAGGATCTAAAGATTCAAATGATGAGACTTGTAGTTTTTCATTGGTATCTGCTTCTATAAGAGTCTGCCCACAGATGAGAATTTCTAAGGTACTCAAATCTCCAAGCTATCTGCTTATGTTGAATTATAGTTATACGTATATATTCGGGAACTTTAATAAGAAAACTTGAGACATGCGACACATGTCCATTCGTAACAGCTTGCACCATAGGCCAATCACCTCGATTAAAATCATTGAGTCCTGGTACAGGCTTTTGGCATCTCGATAGACCATCAAACTAAGCAAGCCCGGAACTTTTAGGCCGTGAGTTTTTCTGGTTTTACCATCCACCCATCCAAAAACATATGCTGGTGTGTAAGATTTGGTTTCAAACACACCTTCAAAAGCGGCCAGTTTTTCTGGTTGGGCTTTTGCCACAAAGCGCGCTAGGCTATCTGCAGAAATAAATTGGAAAATGCAAGAGGTGAGCGCGATCAAAACCCCGAGTTTCATAGTTTTGATAGAAAATAGCACATGGCGTTCTTTATATAGGTAATAAGCGGCAATGCTGATCATCAAAAAAGCTCCTGTTAACCATGCAGAAAACAGCGTGTGGGACAGATGATTTAAGCTCGATTCGGTAAAAATGATATCCTTCAAGCGATCCACGTGAGCGACTATTTTTCCCCCAGGTCCTTGAACCAGCTTATATCCTGTGGGCGCTTGCATCCACGCATTGGCAATCACAATCCAAAAGCCACTAAAGTGAGCTCCAAAAGTCACCATTCCTGCAGCAAAGGTGTGAACAAGTGGAGAGACCCTATCCCAACCAAAAAGCAAAATACCTAAAAAGCCAGCTTCCACTAAAAATGCAAAAAAGCCCTCAGCGCTCAAAACGCTCCCAAATACATCCCCGACAAATTGAGAATATCTAGCAAAATTGGTTCCAAAAGCAAAAGGAAGTGGAATTCCGCTTGCAATTCCAAGGGCAAATGTCAAAGCAAAGACCTTGACCCAAAATTTAGAGATCCTTTGCCAGACAGGATCCTTGGTTTTCAGATAGATAAGTCCCATGATAAAGATTGCTAAAGAAAGCCCAATGCTTAGAGGTGGATAGATATAATGGAAGGTAATAGAAACGGCAAACTGAATTCTGGATAAAAGTGCAACTGTCATAAGTCCCCTTTATTTTGTAACAAAACACTGAGGTTAAACTTTTTCGAAAAAAATGTAAAAAAATATTTCTAAAAAAAAACTCATCATGTTAATACAAAATTAGGTTGGCGAAACTCGTGAGTATGTCCCTCTAGAAAGGTGAATATGATCTATTCAAGCTTCTAGAGGGATATGTTCCTGAAATTTTCCCAAACCTTTAAATTTAAAGGAGAAAAAAATGATGAAGAAATTAGATATTTTGACACTTTGTTTAGTGACTTTAGGTGGAGTGAACTGGGCGCTTATTGCTCTTTTCAATTTCAACATTATCACTTACTTTTTCAGCAAAGAGTGGATTATTAACGTAATTTACGTTGCAGTTGGTATCGCATCTGTTTACTTATTGATTGGCTGGGGCTACATTTGCTCTCACTGGAAATCAAGACGATAATTACCTAACGAGTTTTTGATATAAAGGAGTGAATTTTTAAATTCGCTCCTTTTTTATTTTCTCTCATGTTAAGTTTGATTCATGAGTTTAGCTGTCAAATTAAGACCTCAAACACTTATTCAAGTTGTCGGACAAGAGCATTTAACCAAAAAAGGCACTCTATTTTACAACCTTTTGCATGCAAA
This genomic window contains:
- the mmcR gene encoding Mitomycin biosynthesis 6-O-methyltransferase, translating into MSIVKHKKWQDLKVHLSETYHLLDGKPAYSRRFGSILKFHEPGLAPVKDDSGAYHIDVEGNAIYSQRYDEAFGFYQNRAAVQKNGNWFHILSDGTRLYKKIYTWCGNFQENFCAVRDKKGVFFHVDLKGKRIYSQTYSYVGDFHDDIAVIQTKEGLHTHINFDGKYVHNQWYLDLGVYHKGFARAKDLKGWFHIDKEGMCIYSDRYKSIEPFYNGFARCETMYEALLIIDQKGKLIKQLRENRLDPFHIASSEIVSFWKFQTIKSAVELDIFDFLPQKTPTIAKKIQLSTHSTKKLLYALLEMDFVKIDNEQWIVSEKGKFFQKNHPFSLVDALKLWSWQHFESWQHLTYSLKTEKSAFSKLYHSDFFTWLQKHPEEESLYHKTLNIYAKKDYADLISKIDFNPFSTVLDIGGACGALLTHILEKFTHLTGILLDLPSVLQNAIFTPDISSRIQTIGCDFFKTWPNIHADVVILSRVLHDWDDKEALHILKHAKSCLKNHSASRLFIIEYLLEDSQGHGRLLDLNMLVMTESKERSLDEYTCLLQKNDFVVDKTLRLNEVCFLISAKIQ
- the queE_2 gene encoding 7-carboxy-7-deazaguanine synthase; protein product: MKKGPWRITFDTNPDDCNLHCIMCEEHSVYSLCQVNRKKEGRPRRRMDIQLIRKILQEAQGSPLKEIIPSTMGEPLLFKQFEDVVDMCREFNVKMNLTTNGTFPKYGATKWAEKIVPVGSDVKISWNGATKETSEKIMVGSSFEKRLQNVKDFIAVRDRVANEGGNFCRVTFQLTFMEISLNELVDTIKLAASIGVNRIKGHHLWVFTQEMISQSLRKDAISIKKWNKVAQEAIETAKNLRLPNGDPILLENIYPLEESAIDELIVEGVCPFLGKEAWVSAEGRFNPCCAPDKDRKTLGDFGFMYDQSMENVFNSEKYQNLIHQYMHYPICRKCNMRKKQEDVDCQTQKMAGSQSSSK
- the kanF gene encoding 2-deoxystreptamine glucosyltransferase; its protein translation is MKVLKVIHGYPERYSAGSEVYSQMLCHGLVEKGHQVTVFTRQENPYLQEYCVQREKDSMCPEIDVNLINMAHSTDAYRHDKVDLALNHLIQNNPFDLMHVGHLHHLSTSLINVAYQNNLPIVFTLHDFWLMCPKGQFLQVINSKGRELYPVCEYQEDKKCAINCYWRHFSSQNDQEDVQYWAKWVNKRMHYVKEMCSLVDLFIAPSKYLMERFTKQFFIPEEKIVFLDYGFDLNRLKNRKRKKQEEFVFGYIGTHRQAKGIDYLIKAFSKIPKHSKLIIWGPPLGNFTQALKRFVESDPSLTNRIEWRGGYQNGKIIGDVFNHIDCIVVPSIWGENSPLVIHEALQAKVPVITANYGGMQEYIQHEVNGLLFKHRNINDLACQMSRLVNDPTFASSFTKQGYLQSEDGNIPDMHHHVKSILEIYEKILQTRRFSNEKRSMAHHI
- the chrC gene encoding Superoxide dismutase [Fe]; amino-acid sequence: MRIALFLVCFSCLFGQSYHPKDFSYLLSLRDFDKELMEMHFTLYRGYVKNTNAVLQDLKNTKKGSQDYFGLKRRFSWEFNGMRLHEFFFENIALEKEFLQKSSPLSEQIIQDFGSVDGWKKDFTQTGLLRGIGWVVLYFDPVQKRLFNSWIDDHNTGELLNADPICVMDVWEHAYITQFGLDRQKYIEIFLNNISWNILEARFEMQIQDKKSY
- the tetA_2 gene encoding Tetracycline resistance protein, class C, encoding MARMERKQFQIFLYLLTVFIGFFSLSVALPIYPSLFLSNAPIFVGKTLFYGLAISMYPLGQLISAPFFGRLSDAFGRKKLFFVSLFLTSLLFFQTALSIQKHLLYAFLISRFLTGCFHHTFTLSQAAMSDISTNDVKPKRFGFLYFVVSLGFIIGPIFTKIFNTTQIFTFLGILNACLLVFLIPFLKESLKEKRGFKAKEQFFNMRAFKPLAPYFFINFCIYLGIFTYFKFYTAFFINHVDLSYLISVAAVFTAFVQLFLLKILLKRFSERQLMMIFGLIFSLSLMLAVTTQMVFFIYLVASSIGVLLPISNSFISNLLGNDRQGEGLGWNRSMQLFAETFGGITGGYLAFFSMSIPLFCASFLMFLSTLLLYNKKTVAKQL
- the fabG2 gene encoding 3-oxoacyl-[acyl-carrier-protein] reductase 2, with amino-acid sequence MKNIVIVGASSGIGLEIAKLSAEKGYFVHVLSRTEGATSELLQTKFHKTDILDFEMPLPEIEGPIDGLVYCPGSMEQKPFLETTLEDFKGAFDLNVLGAIRTIQHYLPKLQEAKEGASIVLFSALLAQKGHPLYTNTACAKGAIEGLCKSLAAEFAPLVRFNCIAPSFVETPLTQNILTNEDKKHALASKHPLKRLGHPSDVAFMADFLLSEKAEWITGQTIGVDGGMSTLAF
- a CDS encoding S-adenosylmethionine/S-adenosylhomocysteine transporter, whose translation is MFWMIFGFGLLASAFTANKFILHDLNPVFFVAVRMGISGLLLVGYYLIKRSKNLRIKHLFEDGKQLILVCVFTNFVPAILKAYALKALISSEAVLIGSLDPFVTAIYAYFLFGDRLSMKQFLGIFIGFLSILLLVSAKHPILGLNISMPVLYAFGAVVIGRYGWILTQKLLKKDRYHPAEINGISMLASGVFALMTSFFMGNEMAFDVCFNQTNIGFMLYTIIIGNIISYTMIAYFLKHHPVTLVSLLGFSVPIFTHFYGWMFLQEPLSWQFFIAVLGASLGFMIYKLKLHTKSYS
- the pspA gene encoding Phosphoserine phosphatase 1 encodes the protein MKTTTLYIIRHGQTDWNKEKRIQGKTDIELNEEGILQAKLLAEVFTSLPITAIYSSYLSRAKKTAEIIAKPFGHQVIEHPHLHERDKGSIEGLLISEYKRTFRNQLEEHFSLNFYERLFNKIVEDSESFIDLAERILPTFHEICKNHEGEKVVIVTHNAILKLLLVLIGKYQEETLLIENGAILEIESDSKELSLITTEGIKGEKSTLFTQ
- the appC gene encoding Cytochrome bd-II ubiquinol oxidase subunit 1, which translates into the protein MTVALLSRIQFAVSITFHYIYPPLSIGLSLAIFIMGLIYLKTKDPVWQRISKFWVKVFALTFALGIASGIPLPFAFGTNFARYSQFVGDVFGSVLSAEGFFAFLVEAGFLGILLFGWDRVSPLVHTFAAGMVTFGAHFSGFWIVIANAWMQAPTGYKLVQGPGGKIVAHVDRLKDIIFTESSLNHLSHTLFSAWLTGAFLMISIAAYYLYKERHVLFSIKTMKLGVLIALTSCIFQFISADSLARFVAKAQPEKLAAFEGVFETKSYTPAYVFGWVDGKTRKTHGLKVPGLLSLMVYRDAKSLYQDSMILIEVIGLWCKLLRMDMCRMSQVFLLKFPNIYV